Proteins from one Mycobacterium adipatum genomic window:
- a CDS encoding TetR/AcrR family transcriptional regulator — MERQHWVDTTAVRRAASRLPGRELRREQIIEAALSAIEENGPHALTGQIADKAGLGRTHFYRHFASKEELDLAVARHVHRELTAKIRLTLDVQGSPLDVIRAPVTQHVMWADEHPNLYRFLVNRHYRRSTEKTAPGSSAFASELAVAGARYFPRYGEDSEAADRNVAAIMGLMDASVLWWLDHRDSTRDELVIRLTRQTWLIINDRLQELGFQLDPHLPLCEPKT; from the coding sequence GTGGAGCGACAGCACTGGGTGGACACCACAGCGGTACGCCGCGCGGCCAGTAGGTTGCCGGGCCGTGAACTACGTCGTGAACAGATCATCGAAGCGGCGCTCAGCGCAATCGAAGAGAACGGGCCCCACGCACTCACGGGCCAAATCGCAGACAAGGCCGGTTTGGGACGCACACACTTCTACCGCCACTTCGCAAGTAAAGAAGAACTCGATCTTGCCGTGGCTCGTCACGTCCACCGCGAACTCACTGCGAAGATTCGCCTAACTCTGGATGTCCAGGGATCGCCGCTAGACGTGATACGCGCGCCGGTCACTCAGCACGTCATGTGGGCTGACGAACACCCCAACCTCTATCGGTTCCTGGTGAACCGACACTATCGGCGCAGCACCGAGAAGACCGCGCCCGGCAGCAGCGCATTCGCCTCTGAACTCGCCGTCGCGGGTGCCCGTTACTTTCCTCGCTACGGCGAGGACTCAGAGGCGGCAGACCGCAATGTCGCCGCCATCATGGGCTTGATGGACGCTTCGGTCCTATGGTGGCTGGACCATCGCGACTCCACTCGTGACGAACTCGTCATTCGGTTGACACGGCAAACCTGGTTGATAATCAATGACAGGCTGCAGGAACTGGGATTCCAGCTTGATCCCCACTTACCACTCTGCGAACCGAAAACCTGA